From the Temnothorax longispinosus isolate EJ_2023e chromosome 6, Tlon_JGU_v1, whole genome shotgun sequence genome, one window contains:
- the LOC139815286 gene encoding uncharacterized protein isoform X1 — protein MKTYSRKKGDSPSNVIIHVNELCRLCLAKEEEMVPIYDDETVPMPLRILSCVNIEVYEQDGLPNMICHPCKYQLEKSYQFRKKCQAADAKLRKHMKLIQQLTGQDEEGENQDSNRDESKESTGKSKQVKQLLADLVATKGDSGQTDGDPIEVTEEELVGGYILGMNSENPEMEENVSEDPENITLVPAEERTAKARCTIRTTRIKQEQESDDEAEEVQRAIANVDHKNVYMMEVTSNNANQPDSLKLQPLGDTIGKEFDGNPEMKVFKCDKCPKAFTRRIMLKSHQSVHSTQRGFTCQACEKWFPTRSALVRHERTHTGEKPFGCNICHRAFAQKEILFRHLMTHSGQKPFQCQHCEKSFTQREALKVHMRRHQKLNPNDIQLHHCQLCPKAFCHASGLSRHLVTHTGRTYKCVECEKTFTDKSSLLRHSRIHAPKKIIAN, from the exons ATGAAAACGTACAGCAGGAAAAAGGGCGACAGCCCGAGCAACGTGATCATCCACGTGAACGAGCTGTGCCGGCTCTGCCTGGCGAAGGAGGAGGAGATGGTGCCGATCTACGACGACGAGACCGTGCCGATGCCGTTGCGGATACTCTCCTGCGTCAACATCGAG GTTTACGAGCAGGATGGCCTGCCTAACATGATATGTCATCCCTGCAAATATCAGTTGGAGAAATCTTATCAGTTCAGAAAAAAATGCCAGGCCGCGGACGCCAAGCTCAGAAAGCATATGAAGTTGATACAGCAGTTGACTGGGCAAGACGAAGAAGGCGAGAACCAGGATAGCAATAGGGACGAGTCCAAAGAGTCCACAGGAAAATCCAAGCAGGTTAAGCAGCTGTTAGCCGATCTAGTTGCGACTAAAGGCGACAGTGGCCAGACCGACGGAGATCCCATCGAGGTGACGGAGGAGGAACTCGTCGGCGGCTACATCCTGG GAATGAATTCCGAAAATCCGGAGATGGAGGAAAATGTCTCGGAAGATCCGGAGAACATCACATTAGTACCCGCCGAAGAACGAACGGCGAAGGCGCGATGCACGATAAGGACGACGCGCATCAAGCAGGAGCAGGAGTCCGATGACGAGGCAGAGGAAGTGCAGAGAGCGATCGCGAATGTCGATCACAAGAATGTTTACATGATGGAGGTCACCAGCAACAATGCCAATCAGCCCGACTCATTGAAGTTACAGCCTTTGGGTGATACGATCGGTAAGGAAT TCGATGGTAATCCGGAAATGAAGGTGTTTAAATGTGACAAGTGTCCAAAAGCGTTCACCCGAAGAATAATGCTGAAGAGTCATCAGTCGGTGCATTCCACGCAGAGAGGATTCACATGTCAGGCGTGCGAAAAGTGGTTCCCGACCAGATCCGCGTTAGTGAGACACGAACGCACACATACTG GCGAGAAACCGTTTGGTTGCAACATCTGCCACCGTGCTTTTGCGCAAAAGGAGATTTTATTCCGACACTTAATGACACATTCTGGCCAAAAACCGTTCCAATGCCAGCACTGCGAGAAGAGCTTCACGCAGCGAGAGGCACTTAAGGTGCACATGCGCCGGCACCAGAAGTTAAATCCGAATGATATTCAGCTACATCATTGTCAGCTTTGTCCAAAAGCATTCTGTCACGCGTCAGGTCTCAGCAGGCACTTGGTTACGCATACTGGTAGAACGTACAAGTGCGTCGAGTGCGAGAAGACCTTTACGGATAAGAGCTCGCTGCTGAGACACAGTCGTATCCATGCGCCCAAGAAAATCATAGCAAATTGA
- the LOC139815286 gene encoding uncharacterized protein isoform X2, which translates to MKTYSRKKGDSPSNVIIHVNELCRLCLAKEEEMVPIYDDETVPMPLRILSCVNIEVYEQDGLPNMICHPCKYQLEKSYQFRKKCQAADAKLRKHMKLIQQLTGQDEEGENQDSNRDESKESTGKSKQVKQLLADLVATKGDSGQTDGDPIEVTEEELVGGYILGMNSENPEMEENVSEDPENITLVPAEERTAKARCTIRTTRIKQEQESDDEAEEVQRAIANVDHKNVYMMEVTSNNANQPDSLKLQPLGDTIVDGNPEMKVFKCDKCPKAFTRRIMLKSHQSVHSTQRGFTCQACEKWFPTRSALVRHERTHTGEKPFGCNICHRAFAQKEILFRHLMTHSGQKPFQCQHCEKSFTQREALKVHMRRHQKLNPNDIQLHHCQLCPKAFCHASGLSRHLVTHTGRTYKCVECEKTFTDKSSLLRHSRIHAPKKIIAN; encoded by the exons ATGAAAACGTACAGCAGGAAAAAGGGCGACAGCCCGAGCAACGTGATCATCCACGTGAACGAGCTGTGCCGGCTCTGCCTGGCGAAGGAGGAGGAGATGGTGCCGATCTACGACGACGAGACCGTGCCGATGCCGTTGCGGATACTCTCCTGCGTCAACATCGAG GTTTACGAGCAGGATGGCCTGCCTAACATGATATGTCATCCCTGCAAATATCAGTTGGAGAAATCTTATCAGTTCAGAAAAAAATGCCAGGCCGCGGACGCCAAGCTCAGAAAGCATATGAAGTTGATACAGCAGTTGACTGGGCAAGACGAAGAAGGCGAGAACCAGGATAGCAATAGGGACGAGTCCAAAGAGTCCACAGGAAAATCCAAGCAGGTTAAGCAGCTGTTAGCCGATCTAGTTGCGACTAAAGGCGACAGTGGCCAGACCGACGGAGATCCCATCGAGGTGACGGAGGAGGAACTCGTCGGCGGCTACATCCTGG GAATGAATTCCGAAAATCCGGAGATGGAGGAAAATGTCTCGGAAGATCCGGAGAACATCACATTAGTACCCGCCGAAGAACGAACGGCGAAGGCGCGATGCACGATAAGGACGACGCGCATCAAGCAGGAGCAGGAGTCCGATGACGAGGCAGAGGAAGTGCAGAGAGCGATCGCGAATGTCGATCACAAGAATGTTTACATGATGGAGGTCACCAGCAACAATGCCAATCAGCCCGACTCATTGAAGTTACAGCCTTTGGGTGATACGATCG TCGATGGTAATCCGGAAATGAAGGTGTTTAAATGTGACAAGTGTCCAAAAGCGTTCACCCGAAGAATAATGCTGAAGAGTCATCAGTCGGTGCATTCCACGCAGAGAGGATTCACATGTCAGGCGTGCGAAAAGTGGTTCCCGACCAGATCCGCGTTAGTGAGACACGAACGCACACATACTG GCGAGAAACCGTTTGGTTGCAACATCTGCCACCGTGCTTTTGCGCAAAAGGAGATTTTATTCCGACACTTAATGACACATTCTGGCCAAAAACCGTTCCAATGCCAGCACTGCGAGAAGAGCTTCACGCAGCGAGAGGCACTTAAGGTGCACATGCGCCGGCACCAGAAGTTAAATCCGAATGATATTCAGCTACATCATTGTCAGCTTTGTCCAAAAGCATTCTGTCACGCGTCAGGTCTCAGCAGGCACTTGGTTACGCATACTGGTAGAACGTACAAGTGCGTCGAGTGCGAGAAGACCTTTACGGATAAGAGCTCGCTGCTGAGACACAGTCGTATCCATGCGCCCAAGAAAATCATAGCAAATTGA